The DNA sequence ATTGATAATCTCTGCAATATCTGCATGATGAAGATCTGCAATTATGGTAAGTAGACTGTTTTTATCTTCGAATTCAATCAGCTTTGAAATATCTTCCAGCAATTCTTCATCCGCTTGAACAATATCTTGAACCTGAAGGTTGTTATTTATTTTTTTTTCTTCTTCCATTCTTATTTGGGATTAAAATTTGTCGCAAGATAAAGAAAATCATTTAAAGATAGTTCCTCTGCCCGGCGATTTAAGTCAAAATTTATTTTAGCTTGATCGTCGAAATCAATGATCTTCTTCAAGGAATTTCGCAATGTTTTTCTTCGCTGATTAAATGCGGTCCTAACAATAGTGCGAAACCAATCGATCTCAGAGTTGGCAAGGTCCAATTTTCTTTTGAAGCTAAAATGAACGACTGCGGAATCAACTTCCGGCTTTGGATAAAAAACATTTCTCGACACTTTAAATAATATTTTTGCATCGCTGAAAAAGGTCGTATAAATAGACAAAATACCATACTCTTTGGTTTTTGGTTTCGCTATCAATCTTTGAGCAACTTCCAGCTGCATCATTATCACGGCATCCGTTATAAATCGATGATTCTCAAAAAGTTTAAGGAGAATTTGGCTAGTGAGAAAATAAGGAATATTACCTATTACACGGCATGTTGGAACTAAGATTTCATCTTCAATATTTAGCTTGATGAAATCTTTATTAATAATTTTTAATTCAGGATACTTACTATGCAAATCTTCACATAAGTATTTATCAATTTCGACTAAAATAAGATTTAAGTTTTTATCAACGAGTTCATCGGTTAAAGCTCCCCTGCCTGGACCAATTTCGATTATCGTTTCCCCTGAAATTGGATTTAAGGAATTAATTATTTTTTTAACGATGTTTTTGTCTTGAAGAAAATTTTGTCCCAGACTTTTTTTTGGCCGAGCAGTCATAGATAGATTTAATACTTGTTAAATAAGAATCTGTACAATGTGAATCCTTTTTCCTTCTTAGTTCAAATTACTTAAATTTGCTCTAAGAATTATGAAAAAAGTTGTTATCATTTTTACAGGCGGCACAATCTCTATGCGGATTGATGAAAAAACCGGTGGTGCAGTTCCTTACTTAAGCGGAAATGAAATAATTGAACTTATACCTGGTATCAATCAACTGGCCGGGTTGGAAATTTATGATTTCGGTAAGTATCCTGGTCCGCATATGACTTTAGAGCTTATGATGCAATTAAAAGATAAGGTTAATTCAATTATTGCTAACGATGATGTTGAAGGAGTTGTAATTACTCATGGAACTGATACACTTGAAGAGACTGCATACCTTCTTGATCTTACAACCAATTCTTTAAAGCCAATTGTTGTTACCGGTGCGATGCGAAATGCTTCTGAACCAAATTGGGATGGCGAAAGAAATCTGATTGATTCAATCGATGTTGTACTGAACCCTGATTGCCATAACCTTGGTGTGCTTGTTTGTTTAAATAGTGAAATAAACGCCGCAAGTGAAGTAACAAAAATTTTTTCAGATGAGATTGATACATTTAAGAGTCTTGATTTTGGGGCGCTCGGATTTGTTGGCGGAGGAAAAATAGTTTTAAATCGATTGCCCAGAAAAAGAGAATTCATTCAATCAGACAAAATTGAAGGAAACATTGATTTAATCTTAGCTCACGCAGATATGTCGGATAAATTTTTTAGATTTAGTGCGGAGAGTGGAGCGAAAGGAGTTGTAGTTGAAGCATTAGGTGTCGGAAATGTACCGCCGAAAGCTTTTGATGGGGTTAAATATATTCGTGAAAAAAACATTCCCGTAGTTTTAACTTCACGCTGTCCGGCAGGAGAAACAATGGACATTTACGGTTACTATGGCGCTGGAAAATGGTTGAAAGAAATCGGTGTGATTTTTTCTGAATATCTTAACGGGCAGAAAGCGA is a window from the Ignavibacteria bacterium genome containing:
- the rsmA gene encoding ribosomal RNA small subunit methyltransferase A — translated: MTARPKKSLGQNFLQDKNIVKKIINSLNPISGETIIEIGPGRGALTDELVDKNLNLILVEIDKYLCEDLHSKYPELKIINKDFIKLNIEDEILVPTCRVIGNIPYFLTSQILLKLFENHRFITDAVIMMQLEVAQRLIAKPKTKEYGILSIYTTFFSDAKILFKVSRNVFYPKPEVDSAVVHFSFKRKLDLANSEIDWFRTIVRTAFNQRRKTLRNSLKKIIDFDDQAKINFDLNRRAEELSLNDFLYLATNFNPK
- a CDS encoding asparaginase — its product is MKKVVIIFTGGTISMRIDEKTGGAVPYLSGNEIIELIPGINQLAGLEIYDFGKYPGPHMTLELMMQLKDKVNSIIANDDVEGVVITHGTDTLEETAYLLDLTTNSLKPIVVTGAMRNASEPNWDGERNLIDSIDVVLNPDCHNLGVLVCLNSEINAASEVTKIFSDEIDTFKSLDFGALGFVGGGKIVLNRLPRKREFIQSDKIEGNIDLILAHADMSDKFFRFSAESGAKGVVVEALGVGNVPPKAFDGVKYIREKNIPVVLTSRCPAGETMDIYGYYGAGKWLKEIGVIFSEYLNGQKAKIKLGLLLGLDKTDGEIQKAFRH